TACAACATTATAAAAAACTTTTTTTCCAATTCTCCTATCAAATTGTCAAAAAAATCCACTTGACTTTTCTAAAATATGGTAGTATATTTTACTTAAGATGTTTATTAAAGTTGAATTTTGTAATTTTTTATAAATTTTTTGAAAAAATCCATTGACTTTATATTACATCCTTGGTAATATATCATAGTAGAATGTCGAATAATGGAATGAGGAGGAATTTTTATGAAATCAACAGGTGTAGTTAGAAGAGTAGACGAATTAGGAAGAATAGTTATTCCTATAGAACTTAGAAGAACTCTAGATATTGCTGAAAAGGATGCATTAGAAATTTATGTAGACGGAGAGCAAATCATCTTAAAGAAATACGAGCCAGCTTGTATCTTCTGTGGTGACGCTAGAGATGTTATCAACTATAAAGGTAAAAATATCTGTACAAAATGCTTAGACGAAATTAAAGCTAACAGATAATATTTGATGTAGGTAATTTCCTATCACAAATATAGTATTGTTTATTAGACTATCTCAGTTCAACTCGAGATAGTCTTTTTTTACTTAATAATAACTACAGAAACTATTATTTTACATTAGTATCATCTTAACAAATATTTTAATAAATATATTTACAAATTCTTTTAAATTTCAGTTGAAAACTTATATACTTCACTCTTAGGTATTTCTCTTTCCTTAGCTACACTCTTTATGGCATCTTTCTTATTTAATCCATCATTCATATATTTAATTATATGTTCTTGAATCGATAAATTAATCCATAACTCTCGTTGTTCCTCTTTTATATCTTCAAGTTTCTTCCCTTCTAGAACTAGAACAAATTCTCCTCTAGGTTTATTCCTAACAAAATATTCTATTGCTTCCTCTAATGTTCCTCTATATATTTCCTCATAAATCTTAGTCAGCTCTCTACAAACTGCAATTTTTCTGTCACCAAATGTTTCAAACAAAAATGACAGAGTATCCAGCAACCTATGCGGTGCTTCATAAAAAATAAGTGTTTCTTGACTCTTTAATAATTCGTCAGTGATTCTTTTACGTTCTTTATTCTCTCTAGGTAGAAAACCTCTAAACAAAAACTTTGTAGTATCTAATCCAGAGTATACTAAAGCCGTTGTTATAGCTGTTGCACCTGGAAGTACTTCAAAATCAATATTTTCTTCTATGCATTTTGAAACTATAACACTTCCCGGATCTGATATTCCTGGCGTTCCTGCATCAGATACCACTGCAACACTTTTTCCTTCAAATAATAAATCTATAATCTTATTACTTTTATCTTGTTCATTAAATTTATGATAACTTATTAATGTCTTTTTTATTTCAAAATGATTTAGTAATTTTAGTGTTTGTCTTGTATCTTCCGCCGCTACAATATCGACTTCACGCAATGTTTCCAAGGCTCTTAACGTAATATCCTTTAAATTTCCAATAGGAGTTGGTACTAGATATAATTTTCCACTATTCATTTTACTCCCTCCAATATATCGAATCTATTTCTTTGGTATATTTACCACTTTCATCATAAACATATAGTGGCGCATCCCATTTTAGATATGCTCCACCATCTCTTTGTCCTTCAACTAACACAATATTAGGAGCTTTACCTATTTTAGGGTGAATCATTTTTACTCTCTTCGGCTCAATTTTATATTTTCTCATTATGGTAAATATGTCCGCCAACCTTTCTGGTCTATGAATCATGAAAAGTCTTCCATTATCTTTTAATAAAATTCTTGCTGCATATATAACATCCTCTAAATTGCATAATATTTCATGTCTAGCTATAGCCAATTTGTCATTGGGATTGATAATTCCAGCATTATTTAATTTGTATGGTGGATTCACAGTAATAACATCAAATTTTTTTAGCTTCTTTAGATACTCTATGTTTTTTAAATCTTCATTAATAAAAGAAACCTTTTCTTCTAGTGAATTTAATTTTACACTTCTTTTTGCCATATCAACCATTTCTTCTTGAATTTCTAACCCATACACACTTTTAGGATTATACTTACCATATATTAAAAATGGAATTATCCCGGTTCCTGTACACAAATCCATAACTTCGTGCTTCTTTTTAACCTGAGCAAAATCTGATAATAATACTGCATCAATACCAAATTTAAATCCATCTTTCTTTTGTATCAATTGTAATTCCTTAAGCTGTAAATCATCAATAGTTTCATCATCTTTTATATATTTCAAATAATTATTCATAATATTTTCCTTTACTATAAAATAAACATACCTTTCATATTATAGCATCACAAATAAATAAAAAAAAGTTCTTCTGTCTAATGACAGAAAAACTTAGTCTTGAAATCAGATATTAACAACTAACTTCTTATGTTTACTAATTAAGAATTCTTCTTCCTGCATAGAAACTATATACAGGACCAACTTTAACAACATCACCAGTTTGTGGTGCATGAATCATTTGTCCATTTCCAACATATATTCCTACATGACCTGCATGAGTAAACACCAAATCTCCTGGTCTAAGTTGATCTTGACTTACAGCTTGTCCACTATCGACTTGATCATATGTTGTTCTTCCTATCCCTACTCCCGCAGCATTTTGATATACATAACTAGTAAATCCTGAACAATCAAAAGTTCTTGTACCAGTTGCTCCCCATTCATAAGGTTTTCCCAATTGTGCATAAGCCATATTTAAAATAGCCTGTGCGTTTCCTGCTGATGGTACTGATACTTTTCCACCTCTGCTTGGTGTTGCTGCTCTTACTTGAGCTTGCTTCTTTTCAGCTATTACTGCCTTTGCTTTCTCAATCTTATCATTAATTTCTGATGTAACAATTTCACTCTTAATTTGATTATCTCTAATCTTTCTTAATTGATCTATTGCTGTTTGAAGATCTTCCGCTGAACTATTAGAATTACTCAACACATCAATTTGAGGCTTCACAATATCTCTCTCTAATTGTGATAAATATTGTGAATCAAAATTCTTCTTTTCATCTTGAGCTTGTTTTGCTAAAGCTGATGCTTCACTTTTCTTACCTTCTAATTGACTTAAATTAGCTTGTATTTCCTGATTAAGCTTATCTATCTCAGCCTTTTTATCTTCTAGGGATTGCATTTTATCATTTAATTCTTGTTTTTTACTTGTAACTTCCTCTATTTGGGACTTATCTTTCCCTACTATTTTACTAACCGCTTCTGCTCTAGTAAAGAAATCACTTGTTGATTCTGATTCAAGCATAAAATTTAAATAACTGAATTCTAAATCACCGGATTTATACATCTCTTTAACTCTTTGTCCTAATGCTAAATCCATTATGTTGATATCTTTTTTACATTGTTCGATATCTTTTGT
The window above is part of the Clostridium saccharoperbutylacetonicum N1-4(HMT) genome. Proteins encoded here:
- a CDS encoding AbrB/MazE/SpoVT family DNA-binding domain-containing protein; its protein translation is MKSTGVVRRVDELGRIVIPIELRRTLDIAEKDALEIYVDGEQIILKKYEPACIFCGDARDVINYKGKNICTKCLDEIKANR
- the rsmI gene encoding 16S rRNA (cytidine(1402)-2'-O)-methyltransferase yields the protein MNSGKLYLVPTPIGNLKDITLRALETLREVDIVAAEDTRQTLKLLNHFEIKKTLISYHKFNEQDKSNKIIDLLFEGKSVAVVSDAGTPGISDPGSVIVSKCIEENIDFEVLPGATAITTALVYSGLDTTKFLFRGFLPRENKERKRITDELLKSQETLIFYEAPHRLLDTLSFLFETFGDRKIAVCRELTKIYEEIYRGTLEEAIEYFVRNKPRGEFVLVLEGKKLEDIKEEQRELWINLSIQEHIIKYMNDGLNKKDAIKSVAKEREIPKSEVYKFSTEI
- a CDS encoding tRNA1(Val) (adenine(37)-N6)-methyltransferase, which gives rise to MNNYLKYIKDDETIDDLQLKELQLIQKKDGFKFGIDAVLLSDFAQVKKKHEVMDLCTGTGIIPFLIYGKYNPKSVYGLEIQEEMVDMAKRSVKLNSLEEKVSFINEDLKNIEYLKKLKKFDVITVNPPYKLNNAGIINPNDKLAIARHEILCNLEDVIYAARILLKDNGRLFMIHRPERLADIFTIMRKYKIEPKRVKMIHPKIGKAPNIVLVEGQRDGGAYLKWDAPLYVYDESGKYTKEIDSIYWRE
- a CDS encoding NlpC/P60 family protein, which gives rise to MRQRILAIMLASVIVIGGSVPVYAAPDSQQLSDSRQKYAEIQSKITDIQNKIYDLDAQIEPLQLTVDKNKKEIANINKVIDNTTKDIEQCKKDINIMDLALGQRVKEMYKSGDLEFSYLNFMLESESTSDFFTRAEAVSKIVGKDKSQIEEVTSKKQELNDKMQSLEDKKAEIDKLNQEIQANLSQLEGKKSEASALAKQAQDEKKNFDSQYLSQLERDIVKPQIDVLSNSNSSAEDLQTAIDQLRKIRDNQIKSEIVTSEINDKIEKAKAVIAEKKQAQVRAATPSRGGKVSVPSAGNAQAILNMAYAQLGKPYEWGATGTRTFDCSGFTSYVYQNAAGVGIGRTTYDQVDSGQAVSQDQLRPGDLVFTHAGHVGIYVGNGQMIHAPQTGDVVKVGPVYSFYAGRRILN